The Dethiosulfovibrio peptidovorans DSM 11002 nucleotide sequence GTTTCCTCCGAATTGGAGGAGCTTCGGTCGATCTGCGACAGGATCGCCATCGTCGATTCTGGGCGTATCGTCGGTACCCTCCCGGCTATCACGCCGTCCACCGAGTTCGGAGTCCTGATGCTGGGTGTGGCTAAAGAAGAAGAGAAGGTGGGTTCGTAGTGAATAAGGTCAACGATTTTATCGAGCGCGCCGGGTGGCCCAGGATAATAATAGGTCTTTTTCTGCTCTTTCTTTTCGTCCTGGCTCCCTTTGTGGGGGTTCGCTTGGATGCCTCGATCAGCGATACTTTGGTCCGTTTCGGGATGAACGGAGTCATGGTCCTGGCTATGGTTCCTATGATACAGGCCGGTTGCGGCCTGAACTTCGGCCTTCCCCTAGGCATCATAGCCGGTCTTCTGGGAGCCGTAACCAGCATAGAGATGGGCGTGTCGGGACTTTTCGGTGCATTGATAGCCATGGCCGTGGCCATTCCCGTGGCTACCGTTCTCGGCGGTGCCTACGGACTGTTGCTTAACAAGGTCAAGGGCAGTGAGATGATGATAGCCACCTACGTGGGCTTCTCCTCGGTCGCATTCATGTGCATAATGTGGTTGGTGCTTCCCTACAGGAGCTCCAACATGGTGTGGGGCTACGCCGGAAAGGGGTTGCGCACTACCATATCGGTAGAGGGCTTTTGGCATCAGGCCATAAGCGACATAGCTTCCTTCCGGATAGGTGATTTTTTCTACATTCCCACCGGCATGTTCCTTTTTTTCGCCCTTCTTTGCTTCTTCATGTGGGTGTTTATGAGGACCAGGACCGGTACGGCTATGACGACCGTGGGGTCCAACCCGGAATATGCCAGGGCCTCCGGGGTCAATATAGACAGGATGAGAGTAGTATCCGTAATTTTGTCCACGGTGCTCGGAGCGATCGGAATCATAGTGTACGAGCAAAGTTTCGGCTTTATTCAGCTCTACATGGGACCGTTCTACATGGCCTTCCCTGCGGTCTCGGCCATTCTCATAGGGGGAGCCTCGGTACATAAGGCTACCATAATGAACGTTATAGTAGGAACCATATTGTTCCAGGGGATACTTACGATGACTCCGTCGGTTATAAACAGCATGATACAGACCGATATGTCCGAGGTTATCCGTATAATAGTCTCCAACGGTATGATCCTATACGCTCTGACCCGAGTAGTGAAGGTGAAGTCATGAATAAGAAAATAGATAATATGAAGCATATCCTCGTTCAAAACGCGGTTCCGATAGTGTTCTTGGTGGTCAGCGCTTTCGCTATACCGATCTCCCAGTTTTCCGGATCCTACCTTATTCAGGAGATGTTGATCCGTCTTTCCCGTAACTCTTTCCTGGTCCTTTCTCTCCTCATTCCCATAATGGCCGGTATGGGGCTGAACTTCGGTATGGTCTTAGGAGCCATGGCAGGCCAGATAGGGCTGATTTTCATCAACGACTGGAACGTGGTGGGTGTCCCGGGAATGCTTTTGGCTGCCATAATTTCTACACCTTTAGCCATATTCCTGGGGTGGCTTTGCGGAGTTGTCCTGAACAAGGCCAAAGGGAGAGAGATGGTCACCTCCTTCATTTTGGGGTTTTTCATGAACGGTGTCTATCAGCTGATAGTTCTCTACGGTTTTGGTAGCGTCGTTCCCATAACCAATCCAAAGATGGTCCTCTCCAGAGGATACGGGATCAGAAACGTCACCAACCTGGAGGGGATAAGAAAGTGTCTGGATAGCCTGCTTCCTTTCTCTATCCAAGGGATAGATATCCCTTTGGCGACCTTTATCGTAATAGCGTTGTTCTGCACCTTCGTGGTCTGGTTCCGTAGAACGAAGCTGGGGCAGGATATGAGAGCGGTGGGGCAGGACATGGACGTAGCCAGAGCCGCCGGAATACCTGTAGAGAGGACCAGGCTCATATCCATAGTCATCTCAACGGTCTTGGCCTGTTACGGTCAGATAATATTTCTCCAGAACATAGGGACCATGAACACCTACAACAGCCACGAACAGGCCGGAATGTTCGCCATAGCCGCTCTATTGGTCGGAGGAGCCAGCGTGAGCAAGGCGTCGATCTTCAACGTGTTTTTGGGGGTCGTTCTGTTCCATCTGATGTTCGTCGTATCTCCTATGGCCGGGAAATACCTGATCGGACAGGCCCAATTGGGTGAGTACTTCCGGGTCTTCGTCTCCTACGGCATAATCTCCCTTGCTTTGGTTCTCCATGCCTGGCGGCGCCAGAAGGAAAAGGACAGATCCCGTAGAGGCCTCCGTGGAACCGTAGCGGAATAGATGGAGGTGAAGAGATGAAGCCTAGACAGATACTGGTCAACATACTGCTTTTGGCTGTTTTTGCAGGACTCGGTATATATTGTTATAACGTTGGAAAGGCCTACGATATACTGATAGACAATGCGGCTTTTTCCCACGAAGGTACTACCTATGAGGCATACGAGGCCATCTTGGTAACGGTGGACGGAGAAGGCGAACCTCTCTACC carries:
- a CDS encoding ABC transporter permease subunit, whose translation is MNKVNDFIERAGWPRIIIGLFLLFLFVLAPFVGVRLDASISDTLVRFGMNGVMVLAMVPMIQAGCGLNFGLPLGIIAGLLGAVTSIEMGVSGLFGALIAMAVAIPVATVLGGAYGLLLNKVKGSEMMIATYVGFSSVAFMCIMWLVLPYRSSNMVWGYAGKGLRTTISVEGFWHQAISDIASFRIGDFFYIPTGMFLFFALLCFFMWVFMRTRTGTAMTTVGSNPEYARASGVNIDRMRVVSVILSTVLGAIGIIVYEQSFGFIQLYMGPFYMAFPAVSAILIGGASVHKATIMNVIVGTILFQGILTMTPSVINSMIQTDMSEVIRIIVSNGMILYALTRVVKVKS
- a CDS encoding ABC transporter permease, which produces MNKKIDNMKHILVQNAVPIVFLVVSAFAIPISQFSGSYLIQEMLIRLSRNSFLVLSLLIPIMAGMGLNFGMVLGAMAGQIGLIFINDWNVVGVPGMLLAAIISTPLAIFLGWLCGVVLNKAKGREMVTSFILGFFMNGVYQLIVLYGFGSVVPITNPKMVLSRGYGIRNVTNLEGIRKCLDSLLPFSIQGIDIPLATFIVIALFCTFVVWFRRTKLGQDMRAVGQDMDVARAAGIPVERTRLISIVISTVLACYGQIIFLQNIGTMNTYNSHEQAGMFAIAALLVGGASVSKASIFNVFLGVVLFHLMFVVSPMAGKYLIGQAQLGEYFRVFVSYGIISLALVLHAWRRQKEKDRSRRGLRGTVAE